In Halosimplex halophilum, the genomic stretch AGGAGCTCAACCGCATCGACGAGGAGAACATCGAGGAGTACTACCGCGAGGACGTCGAGGCCGAAGTCGCCGCCGACTGACGCTCCCGCCCGGAACGCACTTTTTCCGCGCGTCGCTCGTCCCACAGCGGCCACGCCGTCGTGTACGGACGCGCCTTCGAGTCGTCGTTGCGCCACTCTACGAGGACAACGCTCTTGACGGGTCGACCGGTATGTCGGTGCATGACTCGCTCCACTGCGGGGGCGGGACGGCGGGTGCTGTACGTCGACCCCGACGACGAGCGCGCGGCGCCGGTCGCCGACGCGCTCCGCGAGGCGGGCTACGCCCCCGAACGGGCGCGGGACGCGGCGGCGGCGCTGGACGCGGTCGCCACCGACCCGCCGGCCGCCGTCGTCAGCGAGCGGCGGCTGCCCGATAGCTCGGGGCTGGACCTGCTGGGCGACGTGCGCGAGCGGACCGACGACCTGCCCTTTCTGATCTTCACCGCGGTCGGCGACGAACACCTGGCCAGCGAGGCCATCGCGGCGGGCGTGACCGACTACGTGCCGAGAGACCCGCCCGAGAAGCAACTGGGCGCGCTGGTCGACGCCCTCGACGCGGCGATCACCGAGGGCGACCGCCGGTTCGCCCGGGTCACGGAGGAGCTGAAAGACCGGGCGATGGACGAGGCGCCGGTGGGGATCACCATCGCCGACGGGAAACGGCGGGACACGCCGCTGATCTACGTCAACGAGGCCTTCGAGGAGCTGGCGGGCTACGACGAGGCGGACGTGCTGGGGCGCAACTGCAACTTCATGCAGGGCGACGACTCCGACGAGGCGAAGATCGCCGAGATGGCGAAGGCGATCGACGCCGGCGAGCCCGTCTCGGTCGAGCTCGTCAACTACACCGACGACGGCGAGCAGTTCTGGAACCGGGTCCACATCGCGCCGATCCACGGCGAGGGCGAGGAGGTGACCCACTACGTCGGCTTCCAGGAGGACGTGACCGACCGGGTCGAGGCCGAGCGGGAGGCCCAGCGCCAGGCCGAGAAGGCCAGGGCCGAACGCGAGACGGTCGAGGCGCTGCTGGACCGTCTGGACGGGCTGGTGACCGACGTGACGAGCGAGTTGCTGAGCGCCGAGACCCGGTCGGCGGTCGAGCGGGCGGTGGCCGACCGGCTGGTCGAGACCGACGAGTACGCGCTGGCGTGGGTCGGCGAGGCCGAGCCCGCGACCGACACCATCCGCCCGGGGACGTGGGCCGGGGTCGCCGACCCGCCGTCGCTGGAACTCCCGGTCGACGGCGCGGACCCGGCGGCGCGGGCCGCGCGGACGGGCGACGCGCAGTTCGTCGACGCCGACGCGGTGCCGGCGGTCTACGACGGACTGGTCGACGGCGGCGCGGGCGGGCTGGCCGCCCTGCCGCTGCAGTACGGCGACGTGAGCTACGGCGTGCTCGTGGTGGCGCTGCGGCCCGAGGCCGACCTGCCCGAGCCCGAACAGCGCGTGCTCGCCGCGGTCGCCCAGTCGACCGCGATGGCGCTGCACGCGCTGACCTCCCAGCGGCTGCTGGGCTCCGACGACGTGACGGAGCTGGCGTTCTCGCTGACCGGCGCGGACCCCTTCTTCGTCGGCCTCTCCGGCGAACTCGGCGCGGAGTTCGTCCACACGGGCACGGTCACGCGCGACGCCGGGCCGACGACCTTCTTCTTCGAGACGGACGCCGACCCCGACGCCGTCGCCGAGGCCGCCGCCGCCCGCGCGGACGTGACCGCGTGTACGCCGGTGACGGCGGGCGACGGGCGGGCGGTCGTGGAGTTCTCCGTCGGCGAGTCGCCGCTGGTCGACCTCCTGCTCGACCGGGGCGGGCGGGTCGGGGCGATGTCGGCAAGCGACGGCACCGGCGAACTGACCGTCGAGATCCCGCCGGAGGCCCAGCCGCGGGCGGTCGTCGAGGCCGTCGAGGACCGCGTCGACGGCGCCGACCTGTCGGCCTACCGCGAACACGAGCGCCCGGCCGACAGCCGCCAGGACGTGCGCGCCCGCATCGACGACCGCCTGACCGACCGCCAGTCGACCGCGCTGCAGACGGCCATCGTCGGCGGCTTCTTCGAGTGGCCCCGCGAGACCAACGGCGAGGACCTGGCCGCCGCCATGGACATCGGCCGCTCGACCTTCCACCAGCACCTCCGGGCCGCCCAGCGGAAGGTCTTCGAGGAACTGTACGGCTGACCGGGCCGCCGTCCCCCTTGGTTTTTATACCCACCACGCCCCCGGACACGTCCCATCGCCCGACTGGAACCGGGCAGTCTGCCGGATCGGTGGCTAAACAGCTCCGTACGTCCCGATACCGGGATGCGTAACGGTCACACGCGCGCCGATCGATCCGATCCAACTAGTTTGGTACTTTTCTTTTGGGGCAAAAATCCCCAGTACTGATCGTAGTCATGCCAGCACCAGGGAGCGAGCAAATCTGGCTGTGGATCGGGACGGCAGGAATGTTCCTGGGCATGCTGTACTTCATCGCCCGCGGCTGGGGCGAGGAAGACCAGAAGCGCCAGGAGTTCTACATCGTGACGATACTGATCACGGCGATAGCGTTCGTCAACTACCTCGCGATGGCGACCGGCTTCGGGCTGACGACGGTCAACGTCGCCGGCGAGGAGCTCAGTATCTACTGGGCGCGGTACACGGACTGGTTGTTCACGACGCCGCTGTTGCTGATCGACCTCGGACTGTTGGCGCGGGCCAACCGCAACCAGCTGACGACGCTGGTCAGCCTCGACGCGCTGATGATCGGCACCGGCGCGGTCGCGACGCTGGCCGGCGGCAACTTCGTGGCGGGAGGCCTCGGCGACGGCGCCCGCCGGCTGGTCTGGTGGGGTATCAGCACCGGCTTCCTGCTGGTACTCCTGTATTTCCTGTTCGGGACGCTCACCGAGCAGGCCCAGGAGCTGGGCAGCGACGTGGGCGCGAAGTTCGCACAGCTGCGTAACCTGATCGTCGCGGTCTGGCTGGTCTACCCGGTGTGGTGGCTGGCCGGCACCGAGGGGCTCGGGCTGCTCCCCGAGGTCAGCGGGAGCGTCCTGTTCGTCGAGACGGCCGGGTTCATGGTCCTCGACCTCGTCGCGAAGGTCGGCTTCGGGTTCCTGCTGCTGTCGAGCCGGCAGGTCCTCGACGACGTCTCGGCCGCGACCGGGACCGGCGCCGCCGCGACCGCCGACGACTGACGCGACCGCCCGTCGCGGCCCGGCGCCGCGACCGGGCACCCCGTCGCCGATACCACGTAGCACGACGCGGACCTGGTGGTAGCTGGTGGGGCCCGCTCCCGCGGGCCACCGTCGCAGCCGCGGAGTATCACGGCCGAGAATCGGCCCGAACGAACTACGGTCGCGGTTTCCGGAGACCACACCGATGAGCTCGTTGACCTACGTCCAGTTCCACGCGCTGTACGTCCTGCCGGTCCTGGCGGCGCTGACTGCGACGGTCCACCACCGCCGCGACAGCGTCGACTGGCGGGTCGGCGCCGCGGGACTGGTCGTCGTGACCGTCCTCGCGGTGGCGTACACGCTGCCGTGGGACCGCCTGCTCATCTCGATGGGGGTGTGGTCCTACGGCGCCGGGACGGTCGCGGGCCGCCTGTGGGGCGTCCCCTACGAGGAGATCGCCTTCTTCGTCCTCCAGCCCGCGCTGACGACGCTGTGGACGCTCCACGTCGCCGGCCCGGTCGTCGAGGGCGTCACCCACACCCGGCGGGACCGGCTGCTCGGCGCCGCGGCGGGGCTGGCCGTCGGACTCGTCGGCCTGCTCGCGCTGACCGCGCCGGCGACGACGTACGCGGGCGCCATCCTCGCGTGGGCGGGCCCGGTGCTCGCCCTGCAGTGGGGCGTCGGCTGGCGGTACCTCTGGCGGGTGCGCGCCCGCGTGGCCGCCGCCGTGCTGGTCCCGTCGGCGTACCTCTGGGCGGTCGACCGGCTGGCCATCCGGGCGGGCGTGTGGACCATCTCCGACACCTACACCACGGGCCTGGCGGTCGCCGGGCTCCCGGTCGAGGAGATGCTGTTTTTCGTCGTGACGAACTGCTTCGTCGTTCAGGGCGTGGTGCTGTTCCGCTGGGTGGTCGGCCGATGGCGCTAGCCCGCGAGCGGACCGACGCCCGGGTCCCGCCGGCCGCCCGCGCGCCCCTGCGCGCGCTCGTGGTCTGGATCCCGTGGGTCCCCATCGCCGTCGCGACGCTCGCGTTCGCGGCCGGCCTCTCCGTCCCGCCGGCGTGGCGGTACGTCCCGCTGGTCGCCAGCGTCGTCGCGTTCGGCCTGCCTCACGGCGCCGTCGACTGGGCGGCGCTCCCCCGGGCGGCGGCCGGCCGACTCACCACCCGATGGCTCGCGGTCGTCGGCGCCGTCTACCTGGTCGCCGGCGGCGCCTACGCCGCCGCGTGGTTCCTGGCGCCGCTCGCCGCGGCCGCCGCCTTCCTCGCGCTGACGTGGTTCCACTGGGGCCAGGGCGAACTCCACCCGCTCCGCGAAGTACTGGACGCCGACCACCTCGACACCCGCCCGCGGCGCGCGCTGACCCTCGCCGTCCGCGGCGCCCTGCCGATGGGCGTCCCGCTGGTGGCGTTCCCCGGCCGCTACCGCGCGGTCCTCGGATCGTTCGTCGCCCCCTTCGGCGGGTCGGTGCCCGCCTGGCCATTCGAAGCCGACGCCCGACTCGCCGTCGGCGCGGCGCTCGCTGGGCTGACGCTCCTCGCGCTCGCGGTCGGCTACCGCGCGGCCGGCGACCGGCGGGCGTGGGCGGTCGACGCCGGCGAGACGGGGCTGCTGTGGACGTACTTCCTCGTCGTCCCGCCCGTCTTCGCGGTCGGGCTGTACTTCTGTTGCTGGCACGCGCCCCGCCACGTCGCCCGGGTCCTCGCGCTGGACGACCGCGCGGTCGACGCGCTGGAACGCGGCCGGCTCGCGCCAGCACTCGGCCGGTTCGCCCGCGAGGCCGCCCTGCCGACGCTCGTCGCCCTGGTCGGTTGCGGGGCGCTGTGGTGGGCGGCGCCGGCGCCCGAACCGACGCTGGCCGGCGCGACTGGCGTCTACCTCGTCGCCGTCGCCGTGCTGACGCTGCCCCACGTGGTCGTCGTCACGTGGCTCGACCGATTCGCCGGGTACTGGTGAACGGGGTGTCGGACCCCGTGGTCCAGCGGGCGCTACGTCCACCCGTCCGGGAGAAAGATCGTCTCCCCTTCGACGGCGTCGTCCGGGAGCAGGTCGTCGACCATCCGGACCGCACGAACCAGCTCGCGGGTCGACACGTTCTGGTCCTCGTAGTACAGGACCCCGCTGTGGCCCTTCCTGTCGACGAAGTCGCTGTCGCTCGTGAGCACGGCGTAGCCCCGGTCGCTCGCGAACTCGAGGAGGTCCGCGTCGGGGCTCCCCAGCTCGACCGATTCGCCGACCGTCTCGACCTCGAACCCCTCGCTCCGGAGCGCGCTGACGAGCGCGGGCGGCACGTGTTCGTCGCAGAGAACTCTCACGCTCGCCGCTGGGACTCTTCGGGGTCCGGCTGTGCTTCCCGCGCCGTCTCCGCGGCCTCCCGCTTTCGTCGGCGCCACTCCCGCATCTCGTCGGGGTGGTCGTAGTAGTACGTGAGCGCGCGGTACACGTCCGCGAGGTCGAGGTCGAACTCGGCCGCGACGGCCTCGGGGGACTGCTCGCCGTCGAGGACCCGGTCGACGACGTGCAACACGCCGATCCGACGGCCCTCGATGCGGGGTTCGCCGCCGAGGGTGTCCTCCGTCGCGACGATCTCGCTCATGGGTACCGATCCGTCGTCTCGGCGTAAAAACCTGTGCTCGCCACACCGACGGACACTCGCTCCACTCGCGTTGCCCCGCGTGGGGCTCTTTCACGCTCTCTGTTCGGGGCGGGGCGGTCACGACCGCCGACGAGACTGAAAACGGTTAACTGCCTACGCCGACAACCCGGGATCAAATGGCCGAGGACGTCAAACCCACTCGCAAGGAGCTCATGCAGATCGAGGAGCGCATCGAGCTCTCCGAGCGCGGGCACGACACGCTGGAGCAGAAGCGCGACGGCCTCATCATGGAGTTCATGGACATCCTCGACGAGGCCCAGGACGTGCGCGCCGACCTCGACGAGAAGTACGAGGAGGCCCAGAACGCCATCAACATGGCCCGCGCGATGGACGGCGACGTGGCCGTCCGCGGCGCCGCCGCCGCGCTCAAGGAACACCCCGAGATCACCACCGAGTCCAAGAGCGTCATGGGCGTCTACATCCCCCAGATCGACGCCACGAAGGTCTCCAAGAGCCTCGACGAACGCGGCTACGGCGTCCTCGGGACCAGCGCCCGCATCGACGAGGCGGCGGAGGCCTACGAGGAACTGCTCGACCAGATCATCCTCGCCGCCGAGGTCGAGACGGCCATGAAGAAGATGCTCGACGAGATCGAGACGACCAAGCGCCGCGTCAACGCCCTGGAGTTCAAGCTGCTGCCCGAACTGCGCTCCAACCAGGAGTACATCGAGCAGAAACTCGAGGAGCAGGAGCGCGAGGAGATCTTCCGCATGAAGAAGATCAAGGACAAGAAGGAGGCCGAGGAGGACGAAGAGAAGGAAGCCGAGGCGGACGAAGAAGCCGAAGAGGACGCCGTCCCGGCCGACGACTGACGCTCCCGGGTCCGTTCTCCCCGGTTCCGGTATCTCCGTCCCCTCCTGTTCCCGTCCGTTCGGTCGTTTCCCCAGCACCGATACGTCCCGTCGGCTCCGTCGTCCCCGGCACCGTTTAGTTCGTCCCGCGCGCACGCACGGGCATGACCTGTCCCGACTGCGGCGCGCCGACGCTTTCCTTCCCGGTCCCCGAGCGGTACCGCGAGGCACTCCCGGGCGAGCACGCGGCCGCCGAGGTCTGCACTCGCTGTCTCGCACTCCGGCCCGTGGCGGACCCGCCCGACGAGGTCCCCGACTTCACCGCCATCAGCGACGCGGTCCCGTCGAACGACGACGCGGCCGTCCCGTTCGTGCTGATGGTCGGGCTGATCCCGTCGCTGGCGACCAACCGCTCGGAGATATCGGAACTGCTGGCGACCGTCGAGCGGGCCGGGACCGACCCGCTGCTCGCGCTCGACCGCCTGGCGGACGACCCGACCGTCGACGCCGCGGCCGACCTGCGGGGGCGCCGCCGTCAGCTCGAACAGCTGCTGTGACCGCCGCGTCGGGCGATCCGACCCTGGTAGCCCATGCCCGCTCGCCGTCTCCGCTCGGTCCCTACTCTGTTAGGCATACTGCATTTACATCAGGGGGTAGTACACCGATCCGCGGCATCGATGCCAGGTGCCGCCGCGACGACACTTAGGACCCGTCGTCGTCTCCCCCCAATCCCCCCCTTACCACCAGCACCCATTTCGCGTCGCCGGCCGGGCCCGGCGGAGGCATCCCCCCGCCTCCCGGGCCGCCGGCGACACTCTCTGCCTTTCGACGCCGTCGCGGTACACGCGAGTACGCCGGGTTCGACAGCGGCGCGGCTGATCGGCGAAGCGAGACCGGGAGAATCCGGGAGCGCGAACTGCGCGTCGGTCCCTAGACGCCCGTGGAGTACCGCAGGATGCCGGCGATGCCGCCGAACGCCGAGAGCAGCTGCTCGCCCTTCTCGAAGTCCGTCGAGACGAAGTACGTCTCGGTGCCGCGCTGGTCGGCCAGCTCCATCAGGTGGTCGATGGCGTCCTCGCGGTCGCCCTCCATCTCCTCGCCGCAGCGGTCGCAGGTCCGCTCGTCGTCGAGACTCTCCGACTGGCCGAGCAGTTCCCGCTCGGTGTGGCCCTCGGGACAGTCGTAGACGGCCACGTCCTGGCGGAGGTCCTCGCTGAGCAGGAGCGTCTCGACGGCGCCCATGTTGAGGTTCTCGCGGGTGGGGCCGAACCCGTAGGTCGCCAGGTCGCCGTCGTGGAGCTCGTCGAAGAACCGCTCCATGTACTTCTTGTCCTGGAGCATCTCGTGCTCGTCGAGCACGTCCTGGGCGGCGTCGACGAGGTCGTGGAGCCCGGACTCGTCGGTGTAGGCCACGTCGAACTTCCCCAGCACCATGTCGCCGAGCTCGTGGTGGAGGTAGTCGCCGTCGAGGAACTCGTCTTTGGTCGGGGAGGGGCCGCCCACGAGGATGCCGTCCATCTCGTGGCGCTCGTCGACGAACAGGTCGTTGGCCATCCCCGCGACCTCCTGGTAGAAGTTGTCGATGGCCTCCAGGCGCAGGCGGGCGAACCGCTGGGCGGACTGACCACCCTTCCGCTGCTTGCCCGGCACCAGCGAGGAGGCCGACTTCACGGGCTCGACGCGCTTGCCGCGCAGCCAGCCGACGTTGGCCTCCCGCCGGTCGAGGACGATCAGGCCGAACAGGCCCTTGTCGGCGAGCATCTCCTCCAGCGGCTCGGTGAGGAAATCACTGTCGCAGTGGTAGCGGAACGACTCGATGGGCTGGGGCGGACTCTCCAGCGTGCGGGTGATCATGTCCGACCGACCGCCGCCGGTGTCGATGGCGCCCGAGAAGACGACCATCCCGTTCTCCGGCGGGTAGGTGTCGTAGTAGCGCAGCCGGTCCTTGATGGAGGTCAGGGCGTCCTGGACGGCCGTGCGGGTGTCCTTGGACTTGATGTTCGACGCCTCGGAGTGCTCCTGGGTGACGTGTTCGACGACGCTGCTGACCTGCCGGTCCTCCGGGATGTAGATCGAGACCAGCTGCGTCCCCGACCCGCTGTAGCCCTTCAGCTCCTCGATGACCTTGCGGAACTCGTATTTCTGTTTGTCCGACTGTTCCTGTTGCTCACTCATTGTCCAAACGTGGGGCGCTCGGGGCTAAGTAAGTGTTGACCTCCCCGGAGGGCCGCCGCCCGAGGTGTCGATCCCGGGCGCCGAGAGGCCGGTTTGCGGTGGCCGCGGCGGCGGCCGGTTCGTGGCGGCCGCGACGGCCGGGAGGTCGGGAACCGGACCTGTGGCGGCCGCAACGCCTAAGAGGGCGGGACCGGCAGGTTCCCGTACGGACGCGACAGGCCGGGTCGTTCCCCGTGGTGGGCGGGACGACCGGCCGCGAGCGGGACGCGGACCCGCGGGTGGGTGACGTGAGCACGGATACGACAGCGGACGAGCACGGCCGGATCTACGGGCGGGTAGCCGGTGCTGTCGGCGGCGTCGCCGGGCCGGTCGGGGCGTGGTTGCGGGCGTGGTACCTGGGCGTCGGCCCCCGCTACCGGCCGGTGACCGCCGGGGCGTGGGCGCTGGCGCTCCTCGCGTACGCCGTGGGCGACACGGGACTGACGACGGTCGTCCTCGCGCTCGGCGGGTTCGAGGCGAACCCGGTCGCCCGCGCGTTCCTCGCGCACCTCGGGTACGCCGGGCTGGTCGTCCAGAAGTCGCTGGCGGTGGCGCTGCTGGCCGGGATCTGGCGGTACTACCCGACCGTCGGCGATATGCCGCGGGACCCGTGGCGGCTGGTCGTCCCGACGGTCGCGGCCGCCCGCGGGCTCCAGCTGGTCGCGGTCCACGTCTCGAACGTCCTCGCCCTGGTCTGACCGACGGACGGGCGTCCGACGGGCGTCGGAACGGACGGCGCCTTTATGTGGTCCCCGTGATTTGGAGTAACACAATGGCGGGCTACGTCTGTACGGTCGCCGGTGGGAAAGGCGGTGTCGGCAAGACGACGACGGCGGTCAACGTCGCCGCGGCGATGGAGGAGGAGGGCTACGACGTGGTCGTCGTCGACGCCGACCTCGGCATGGCGAACCTCGGCGCGATGCTGGGGGTCGAACCCGAGACCAGCATCCACCAGGTCCTCGCCGGCGGGCGCGCCGTCAGCGACGCGCTGACGGACGTGCAGGGCGGGATCACGATCATCCCCGGCGAGCAGAGCCTGGAGGCGTTCGCCGACGCCGACCCGGCGAAGCTCAAGAAGGTCATCAAGACGCTGCGCAACGCCTACGACGTGGTCCTCATCGACACCGGCGCCGGCCTCAGCCACGAGACGACCGTTCCGCTCGGCCTCGCGGACGGCGTCGTCCTCATCACCACGCCCGACGACGTGGCCGTCGGCGACGCCATCAAGACCGCCGAACTCGCCGAACGCGTCGACGGCGAGGTCATCGGCACCGTCCTCAACCGGACGACCACCGAGACGGACGTGGAGGCCATCGCCGACCGCTTCGACTCGAAGCTGCTGGCGGTGGTCCCCGACGACATCGAGGCGACCGCCGATGAACCGCTCGTACTCAACGCCCCCGCAAGCCCCGCCGCCGACGCCTACGTGCGCCTGACCGAACACCTGCTCGGCATCTTCTTCGAGGGGGCGGAGATCGACGACCTCGAGACCG encodes the following:
- a CDS encoding bacterio-opsin activator domain-containing protein, giving the protein MTRSTAGAGRRVLYVDPDDERAAPVADALREAGYAPERARDAAAALDAVATDPPAAVVSERRLPDSSGLDLLGDVRERTDDLPFLIFTAVGDEHLASEAIAAGVTDYVPRDPPEKQLGALVDALDAAITEGDRRFARVTEELKDRAMDEAPVGITIADGKRRDTPLIYVNEAFEELAGYDEADVLGRNCNFMQGDDSDEAKIAEMAKAIDAGEPVSVELVNYTDDGEQFWNRVHIAPIHGEGEEVTHYVGFQEDVTDRVEAEREAQRQAEKARAERETVEALLDRLDGLVTDVTSELLSAETRSAVERAVADRLVETDEYALAWVGEAEPATDTIRPGTWAGVADPPSLELPVDGADPAARAARTGDAQFVDADAVPAVYDGLVDGGAGGLAALPLQYGDVSYGVLVVALRPEADLPEPEQRVLAAVAQSTAMALHALTSQRLLGSDDVTELAFSLTGADPFFVGLSGELGAEFVHTGTVTRDAGPTTFFFETDADPDAVAEAAAARADVTACTPVTAGDGRAVVEFSVGESPLVDLLLDRGGRVGAMSASDGTGELTVEIPPEAQPRAVVEAVEDRVDGADLSAYREHERPADSRQDVRARIDDRLTDRQSTALQTAIVGGFFEWPRETNGEDLAAAMDIGRSTFHQHLRAAQRKVFEELYG
- a CDS encoding bacteriorhodopsin, translating into MPAPGSEQIWLWIGTAGMFLGMLYFIARGWGEEDQKRQEFYIVTILITAIAFVNYLAMATGFGLTTVNVAGEELSIYWARYTDWLFTTPLLLIDLGLLARANRNQLTTLVSLDALMIGTGAVATLAGGNFVAGGLGDGARRLVWWGISTGFLLVLLYFLFGTLTEQAQELGSDVGAKFAQLRNLIVAVWLVYPVWWLAGTEGLGLLPEVSGSVLFVETAGFMVLDLVAKVGFGFLLLSSRQVLDDVSAATGTGAAATADD
- a CDS encoding lycopene cyclase domain-containing protein, with the protein product MSSLTYVQFHALYVLPVLAALTATVHHRRDSVDWRVGAAGLVVVTVLAVAYTLPWDRLLISMGVWSYGAGTVAGRLWGVPYEEIAFFVLQPALTTLWTLHVAGPVVEGVTHTRRDRLLGAAAGLAVGLVGLLALTAPATTYAGAILAWAGPVLALQWGVGWRYLWRVRARVAAAVLVPSAYLWAVDRLAIRAGVWTISDTYTTGLAVAGLPVEEMLFFVVTNCFVVQGVVLFRWVVGRWR
- a CDS encoding Brp/Blh family beta-carotene 15,15'-dioxygenase, whose product is MALARERTDARVPPAARAPLRALVVWIPWVPIAVATLAFAAGLSVPPAWRYVPLVASVVAFGLPHGAVDWAALPRAAAGRLTTRWLAVVGAVYLVAGGAYAAAWFLAPLAAAAAFLALTWFHWGQGELHPLREVLDADHLDTRPRRALTLAVRGALPMGVPLVAFPGRYRAVLGSFVAPFGGSVPAWPFEADARLAVGAALAGLTLLALAVGYRAAGDRRAWAVDAGETGLLWTYFLVVPPVFAVGLYFCCWHAPRHVARVLALDDRAVDALERGRLAPALGRFAREAALPTLVALVGCGALWWAAPAPEPTLAGATGVYLVAVAVLTLPHVVVVTWLDRFAGYW
- a CDS encoding DUF5615 family PIN-like protein translates to MRVLCDEHVPPALVSALRSEGFEVETVGESVELGSPDADLLEFASDRGYAVLTSDSDFVDRKGHSGVLYYEDQNVSTRELVRAVRMVDDLLPDDAVEGETIFLPDGWT
- a CDS encoding DUF433 domain-containing protein translates to MSEIVATEDTLGGEPRIEGRRIGVLHVVDRVLDGEQSPEAVAAEFDLDLADVYRALTYYYDHPDEMREWRRRKREAAETAREAQPDPEESQRRA
- a CDS encoding V-type ATP synthase subunit D yields the protein MAEDVKPTRKELMQIEERIELSERGHDTLEQKRDGLIMEFMDILDEAQDVRADLDEKYEEAQNAINMARAMDGDVAVRGAAAALKEHPEITTESKSVMGVYIPQIDATKVSKSLDERGYGVLGTSARIDEAAEAYEELLDQIILAAEVETAMKKMLDEIETTKRRVNALEFKLLPELRSNQEYIEQKLEEQEREEIFRMKKIKDKKEAEEDEEKEAEADEEAEEDAVPADD
- a CDS encoding DUF6276 family protein, with product MTCPDCGAPTLSFPVPERYREALPGEHAAAEVCTRCLALRPVADPPDEVPDFTAISDAVPSNDDAAVPFVLMVGLIPSLATNRSEISELLATVERAGTDPLLALDRLADDPTVDAAADLRGRRRQLEQLL
- the prf1 gene encoding peptide chain release factor aRF-1, whose translation is MSEQQEQSDKQKYEFRKVIEELKGYSGSGTQLVSIYIPEDRQVSSVVEHVTQEHSEASNIKSKDTRTAVQDALTSIKDRLRYYDTYPPENGMVVFSGAIDTGGGRSDMITRTLESPPQPIESFRYHCDSDFLTEPLEEMLADKGLFGLIVLDRREANVGWLRGKRVEPVKSASSLVPGKQRKGGQSAQRFARLRLEAIDNFYQEVAGMANDLFVDERHEMDGILVGGPSPTKDEFLDGDYLHHELGDMVLGKFDVAYTDESGLHDLVDAAQDVLDEHEMLQDKKYMERFFDELHDGDLATYGFGPTRENLNMGAVETLLLSEDLRQDVAVYDCPEGHTERELLGQSESLDDERTCDRCGEEMEGDREDAIDHLMELADQRGTETYFVSTDFEKGEQLLSAFGGIAGILRYSTGV
- a CDS encoding MinD/ParA family ATP-binding protein, with the protein product MAGYVCTVAGGKGGVGKTTTAVNVAAAMEEEGYDVVVVDADLGMANLGAMLGVEPETSIHQVLAGGRAVSDALTDVQGGITIIPGEQSLEAFADADPAKLKKVIKTLRNAYDVVLIDTGAGLSHETTVPLGLADGVVLITTPDDVAVGDAIKTAELAERVDGEVIGTVLNRTTTETDVEAIADRFDSKLLAVVPDDIEATADEPLVLNAPASPAADAYVRLTEHLLGIFFEGAEIDDLETAVDREWFVDEDDEEDDEDDSGGRFGLFG